The proteins below come from a single Salvelinus alpinus chromosome 18, SLU_Salpinus.1, whole genome shotgun sequence genomic window:
- the rhof gene encoding rho-related GTP-binding protein RhoF, with product MTENGTMTSNGTAKKGEELKIVIVGDGGCGKTSLLMVYAKGDFPEKYAPSVFEKYVTTVKYGGKEIRLNLYDTAGQDDYDRLRPLSYQNANLVLVCYDVTNPTSFENVLIKWYPEVNHFCRDVPVILIGCKTDLRKDKERTRRLKAMDQAPITYTQGEETRRHMSAELYLECSAKYRENVEDIFREATKKALASSRRAKHRTRKRHCVVL from the exons ATGACTGAGAACGGTACTATGACAAGCAATGGCACCGCTAAGAAGGGAGAAGAACTCAAAATTGTTATTGTGGGTGATGGGGGTTGTGGGAAAACATCCCTTCTAATGGTCTATGCCAAAGGAGACTTTCCAGAG AAGTATGCTCCGTCTGTGTTTGAGAAATATGTCACCACAGTCAAGTATGGAGGGAAAGAGATTCGACTCAACCTCTATGACACAGCTG GCCAAGATGACTACGATCGTTTGAGGCCACTCTCCTATCAGAATGCCAACCTGGTGTTAGTCTGTTATGACGTAACCAACCCCACCAGTTTTGAAAATGTCTTAATCAAA TGGTACCCGGAAGTGAACCACTTCTGTCGCGATGTTCctgtcattctgattggctgtaaGACTGACCTGAGAAAGGATAAGGAACGTACCAGGAGGCTCAAAGCCATGGACCAGGCTCCCATTACTTACACACAG GGTGAGGAGACCAGGCGGCACATGAGTGCTGAGCTTTATCTGGAGTGTTCAGCCAAATATCGTGAAAACGTGGAGGACATTTTCAGAGAGGCCACTAAAAAAGCCCTGGCATCCAGCCGCAGAGCAAAACACCGTACGAGGAAGAGGCATTGTGTCGTCCTGTGA